CTCTCGAAATTGGATAAATAGTTGTGCTTCCAACTATTTTTGGTCAATGATTGATTTAACGAGGGTACGAACTTTGTTTACAAATTTTGGGTTAATAAACTAACGGATTTTTAACATTTGAGGGGAACGGCGAATGATTAAAGGAAGGAAAATATAAATGAGTACCGGTGGGAAGATATTGACGTTTGTAATAATCGTGGCGGCGGGGATAATATCCCTGGTTGTTTTGATAGGTCTGAAGGAAGATCCTCCTAAAAGATCATCGTCGCCAAGAGTAAAAATTGTCGAATCGGTAGTTATTGAAACCGGAACCGTTCCAGCCACGATAACCGCTTTCGGCCGGGTTTCGAGTTCGCAACCGGTGCAGCTTTTTAGCGAGGCAACCGGGACTATAATGGAAGGCGGCACACCTTTTCAACCGGCTCAATCTTTCAAACGCGGCGATCTGTTATTGAAAATTGATGACCGGCAAGCGTGGCTTGACCTGAATAGCACCAAAAGCGATTTGTTGACCGCTTTGGCTTCGTTACTACCCGAAATTAAAGTTGATTTTCCGGACGAATTCAAAGTCTGGCAGGATTATTTCAATTTCTGCGAATTTGATAAATCCCTTGGAGATTTACCGGAAACTACAAACCAGAAAATAAAGCTCTTCCTGTCTCGATTCAATGTCTATAAACTATACTTCGCCGTTAGGGATTTAGAAATTAGACTGGAAAAACATTATATTCGGGCGCCGTTTGACGGCTCGATCACGCGGGCCGATTTACGAATCGGATCCACGGTCAGGGCGGGTTCATCATTGGGCGAAATTATTAATCTGGAAAATCTTGAAGTTGAAGTTACTGTCGGGATTCAGGATTTGACCCAGATAGATAAAAAAGCCACAATTAAATTTACTTCATCCGAGATAGAGGGTGAATGGACGGGCAAAATACTGCGAATCGGGAGCGCGATTGATTCGCGTACTCAAACCGTGCCCGTATATATTTCAATTAACAACGGCGATAATGC
The sequence above is a segment of the Candidatus Zixiibacteriota bacterium genome. Coding sequences within it:
- a CDS encoding efflux RND transporter periplasmic adaptor subunit, producing MSTGGKILTFVIIVAAGIISLVVLIGLKEDPPKRSSSPRVKIVESVVIETGTVPATITAFGRVSSSQPVQLFSEATGTIMEGGTPFQPAQSFKRGDLLLKIDDRQAWLDLNSTKSDLLTALASLLPEIKVDFPDEFKVWQDYFNFCEFDKSLGDLPETTNQKIKLFLSRFNVYKLYFAVRDLEIRLEKHYIRAPFDGSITRADLRIGSTVRAGSSLGEIINLENLEVEVTVGIQDLTQIDKKATIKFTSSEIEGEWTGKILRIGSAIDSRTQTVPVYISINNGDNAAILNGAFLRADIPGIQFDNAVLVPRKALYNEKYVYLVNSGKLDLREVSIIRKETNEVIINQGLTTGDTMVVEVLQGVAPGMPAEAKLISNDLLE